Sequence from the Corallococcus sp. EGB genome:
ACTCGCGCTCCTCACCGGAGCGCAGGCGCAGACGGACGCGCTCGACGAGGCCGAGCGTCTCCGAGGCGGGGTCGAAGCTCTTGACCGCCACCTCGCCACGCAGCCCGTGCGCACGGGCCACGTATCCCAGCTCCAGACACGCCTGCGCGCTCACCGCGCGGCGTCCGGAGCGGGCGGCGCCGGGGGAGAACCCGGGGTGCGCCGATCGTCGAGAATCTCCAGGCGGACCTTCTGGCCCTGCTTCTGGGCAGCGGCATTGAGCAGCGTCCGGAGGGCGTTCACGGTGCGCCCATCACGGCCAATGACCTTGCCGACGTCCTCGGGGGCGACCTTCAGCTCATAGAGCCGGCCGCCATCCGCCTCGGAGATGCGCAAGGTGACCTGGTCGGGTTGATCAACCAGGGCCTTCGCCAGATACGTGAGCAGCGGCTCCACGTCTTGTCCAGACGGGGGCGTGCTCAGGCGGTGGTCGCCGGGGCCTGCTTCTTCGCCGTCTTGATCAGGTCCGCGACCGTCTCGGAGGGCAGCGCGCCGCTCTTGAGCCAGTAGTTCAGCCGCTCCTCGTTGAACTGCACCTTCGCGGGGCTGTGGTTGGGGTCGTAGGAACCGACCTGCTCCAGGAACTTGCCGTCACGCGGGCTGCGCGAGTCGGTGGCAACCACGTGGTAGTACGGCATCTTCTTGGCGCCCGCGCGGGCAAGACGGAGGACAACGGCCATGGAACGCTCCAGCGAAATCGTGTGACTTCTACGGTAACAGTGCGGAGGGGGGCGCTCTTAGCGCCCTGCCGACTGGATTGTCAAGGAAGCTCGGGTGCTTATCTCACACCGGGGCTTGCGCGGCCGTCTCGTCGC
This genomic interval carries:
- a CDS encoding KH domain-containing protein is translated as MEPLLTYLAKALVDQPDQVTLRISEADGGRLYELKVAPEDVGKVIGRDGRTVNALRTLLNAAAQKQGQKVRLEILDDRRTPGSPPAPPAPDAAR
- the rpsP gene encoding 30S ribosomal protein S16, whose protein sequence is MAVVLRLARAGAKKMPYYHVVATDSRSPRDGKFLEQVGSYDPNHSPAKVQFNEERLNYWLKSGALPSETVADLIKTAKKQAPATTA